The genomic region ttAACCCTTTAACTGTAACCTGGCGTCGGTGTGTGTTTATTGGCTCATCGTGTTTGGCCCAAGAAGACTGCTTTCCTTTGGACCGTGGATCGGataaacagtgccctggcgtcacgaagtgagcAAGGTACGTCCTACTAACACCCAGTGGCCaccacaagtgtgtgtgtgtgtgtggggggggggggagggatctgGCTGGAATACTAGGGGGATACTAGGGTTGCTGACATAAGATGGGGGGCCCAATGTGAATAGTAGTGTATGAGATGAGGGTACACTATGGTGTGGAGTACACTATAACTCAGTATATTATGTAGCCCACCTAGTTTGGGCATGAGGTGACCCTGTCTTTACTGGATATAACTGGGCAGACCGTATCTTCAGGGTACAGGTGTTCATCAATCCTTTATAAGAATGAGTTAATACATCTGTTCTGGCCAAAAAATATTGTTATATGTTTCTTCCTGGGGGAGATAAAGCTTTAAGGGTATCCGGCGCAGGGTGCTGGGCAGGTGACTTACGGTAGACATGGATCTGGTACTGCTGCGTACACATGTCCCCGGTCTGGAGCTTTATACTTGCGTCATACGTCCCTTCATCTTCCTGATGCAGATTCAAGATAATTAAGGATCCGTCCTGGTCGCTCGCCAGCTTCCCCATGTATGGGCTCATCACAATGATGGGGTTATGCGGCCATGTTGTTGCGATGCGGTTATTGCTACGAATCCAAGTGACGTCCTCTATGTACTTCACAGACATCTGTAGCGTTCCGTTGCCGCCAGCCATCCCATTTACAACAATGGTTTCCCCGCAGAGGTCTGCACATCCGATATCTAAGAATAAAGCACAAAGACCTATAAAAGTTGTACTGTGCAACGGCGGAGGTCTACATCACTGTGTTGTGTTCTCTACAGAGTGTAAGGGGTTCAGGTTGATTAAATTGTCATACGTTGCTTTTGCTGAATGTATTTTCTGTACAATGGAAAAGCAGAATTGGTCACATTTTCAGCTCTTGTTCAATAGTTACAACCCCTTTGCCTGGGATAAGAGGTGGAACCAACTCCCTAGTTAGTGGAGTTCTGTCTTGCCTAGTAAACAGACAGTACAGGTGTCCGTCAGCTTCTGTCACTACTAGGGTTgacacctggccggtattttaccgacaCAGCTGGTATTTAGGCCACCCTGgtgatatttttatattaaaataccagcaatgcaatgggcggtatttatccaaccaatcctccaactcccggaatgttgcaccatatacaataccagtgtttcccaactagagtgcctccagctgatgccaaactacaactcccagcatgctctgacagccaacggctgttccaGTAGATAGTGGACCATGTTCAGAACTCTCCATCGGGGCCGAGGAGGCCTTCTATCATGTCCCGCTGCCCGAGTGGCCTGCAACCCCGGCGGAAGGTACGCCGAAGTCGTCAAGAGAGCCGTCGCTGGTGAGGCTGTCACCCTACCACCGGACCTcgggatcctgggcggagatctaCGCGGAGGAGTCGGAAGTGAGTGCCCCGGGCGAAGCCGCATCattttctacccccccccccaccatctaaCCCGATCCAGAACTGGGGCCCCAGGTCCGGCAGCACACGGCCCGACCCCAGTCACCACCGCTACCCAAGTGGTTATTCGGCGACGAGCCTGCATTAGTCCGGTTCATGAGGGACCATCTCCTACCCCTGCCAAGGAAGCCCCATCCCAGCAGCCAAGGCCTAAAGGGCCAAACGTGAGGCTGAAGTGGCTGCCATAATGGAGTAGTTAAGGGAGTAGAGGAGAAGGGAGTATGGCCCTAAAGTTATGCTGTATGAAGTACGTCACGTCCAGCAACAGGACACCAAGAGCCTCGAGGCCTCATCTATCAGGTAGCTAGAACAACCCCGAGAGGGCACCCCTAGAACGGCGACGAGCTACAGTCGTCAAGCTTGACATAGTGAGGGGGTATGGAGCACTAATGGACTGCCACCACGGTGGTACTATTCTGGTCAACAGGAGAGCATTGAAGAGAACCTACCTCCCTTCACCTCCACACTCACTAGAGCACGGGGAGATTGTAGAATACACCCCGGTACAGAGCCTGCGAGAGGAATGGGCAGCAGCCGTCACCAGGCCCAAGAATCCAACACAAATCGCCTATGcctatttcccctctgaagattgggactcaGATCCATTTCGTCTCCTGCCACCAAGCATCGAGGGGAAGGTCATCCAAGAAGAATGGTATCCTGAGACATCTGCTATGGACCCCAAGTATCTGCATCAAGGGCCTCTACAGATGTGCCAAGGCCTTctcctgtggtcgaggaggttttcctgtttgagttttcttcttttgcctacaaatcccataattccattttcctccctcccacacatcagtcaccccacccattgaaacctaaatgagctgcttccattcaaaagacatgtgttttccaatcagggtacctacagctgttgctttagttgcagattgatctctctcccaccaattgatcgctccacccattgaagcagacaggctccctgtcatcagctgactagtgatgtcaggtctcggccgcattgcaagctgggaaaaatctgagacaacagtcattttgtatgctggtaaaaataaatattggggtgaaaatcacagaagaattgggagaaaaccgtcccacacaggtacagacactatattatgaactacactaactttacagcccctgtagcatagtcaaataaaaaaaaattcctggaatacccctttaagataacacCACTAAAGCCATGTGACATATCAGTGACTACTACCCTCAACATACCAATCTATAAAAGTCCCTGGCACATCTGATTTAGAATTATTTCAAGTGCATAGAAtaaggcagcgtttcccaaccagggtgcctccaggtgcagcaaaactacaattcccagcatacctggacagccggaggcatactgtgCAGCGTCCATATGGATATATGCCGGCACCCTCTATGTGTAATGGGCACAGCTCTCACACATCACCCATGGGCCATTACCCATACTAAATCTCTATACATAAAGACTGAATAATAGAAGAATAAACCCCCCGACTCACATGTCTCATGAAGAAGAAGAATGATGAAGATCCAGAATGAACCCGTCATGGTCCCCTCCACCATCTCAGGACCACCATCCGGAGACACCGGCTGAAGAAAAGACTTTCCAAAACTGAAAAAGAAAGCAATACCCAGGGACAAAGACTTAAAAGAGTCTATTTATATCTCCAGATATAGAAATCCACCTACAGTAGTTACATAAGACAAGACTTCCCCAAGGGCGGCCACAAGgaaaaggcttagatacatgggtgcagcacacagtatcacatgtGAAAGGCGCAATACTCAATCTATGTCCTGGGGGTCCTAGGGCTGGGCAGAGATTTGGGTTATGATTGCGCCCTCACTATTCTTAGGTATTACAAGTATTACAATGAAGATGGATAAttaatctatatatacatataactctgtgtatgtactgtatgtatgtatttatgcatgtactttatgtactgcatgtatttatgtataaatgcacatatgtgctccttgtatgtatttatgtatatatgcacatatgtgctccttgtatgtatgtatgtaggcatatatgttctgtatgtattatttgtactgtactgtatgtatgcatgtatgtaatgtacagtactgtatgtatgtatgtatgtatacatgtatgtaatgtacagtactgtatgtatgtatgcatgtatgtactgtactatatgtatgtatacatgtactgtactgtatgtatgtatgcatgtatgtactgtactatatgtatgtatacatgtaatgtactgtactgtatgtatgtatgcatatatgtactgtactgtatgtatgtatacatgtaatgtactgtactgtatgtatgcatgtatgtaatgtacagtactgtatgtatgtatgtatgtatacatgtatgtaatgtacagtactgtatgtatgtatgcatgtatgtactgtactatatgtatgtatacatgtactgtactgtatgtatgcatgtatgtaatgtactgtatgtatgtatgtatgcatgtatgtactgtactatatgtatgtatacatgtaatgtactgtactgtatgtatgtatgcatatatgtactgtactgtatgtatgtatacatgtaatgtactgtactgtatgtatgtatgcatgtatgtactgtactgtatgtatgtatacatgtaatctactgtactgtatgtatgtatacatgtatgtactgtactgtactgtatgtatgtatacatgtatgtaatgtactgtactgtatgtatgtatacatgtaatgtactgtactgtatgtatgtatacatgtatgtactgtactgtactgtatgtatgtatacatgtatgtaatgtactgtatgtatgtatacatgtatgtaatgtacagtactgtatgtatgtatacatgtaatgtactgtactgtatgtatgtatgcatgtatgtactgtactatatgtatgtatacatgtaatgtactgtaatgtatgtatgtatgcatgtatgtactgtactgtatgtatgtatacatgtaatgtactgtactgtatgtatgtatacatgtatgtactgtactgtactgtatgtatgtatacatgtatgtaatgtactgtactgtatgcatgtatgtaatgtactgtactgtatgtatgcatacatgtatgtaatgtactgtactgtatgtatacatgtgtgtaatgtactgtatgtatgtatgtaatgtactgtactgtatgtatacatgtatgtaatgtactgtatgtatgcatgcatgtctgtaatgtactgtactgtatgtatgcatacatgtatgtaatgtactgtactgtatgtatacatgtatgtatgcatgtatgtaatgtactgtactgtatgtatgtataaatatatgtaaggtactgtactgtatgtataaatgtatgtactgtactgtatgtatgtatacatgtatgtactgtactgtatgtatgcatgtatatactgtactgtatgtatgcatgtatgcaaTGTACTGTAcgtatgtatacatgtatgtaatctactgtactgtatgtatgtatacatgtatgtactgtactgtatgtatgcatgtatgtaatgtactgctctgtatgtatgtactgtatgtatatatgcacatatgtactgtatgtatgtacttATGTATGTActttactgtatgtactgtactgtatgtatttattagagatgagcgaacttacagtaaattcgattcgtcacaaacttctcagctcggcagttgatgacttttcctgcataaattagttcagctttcaggtgctcccgtgggctggaaaaggtggatacagtcctaggagactctttcctaggactgtatccaccttttccagcccaccggagcaccggaaagctgaactaatttatgcaggaaaagtcagcaatcgccgagccgagaagttcgtgacgaatcgaatttactttaagttcgctcatctctagtatttatGAATGTGTGGTAAACTttggggataaagccttgtgggggtgtagggtagttggggtgtttctGTTCAATacgataaagggcgctgttaacccttgtcactcgtgatgccagggtgagggttaaaactctgtagtgatgctgggcctatcgtcaCCCtttccaagagcgataggtgagtgtaaaataaatggattgtccacagcagtgctgaacttaaaacttgcaggaactttactgaagattttctgtacatgcagtatcggtaacagtccagataacaaagtctatatagacagcacagcagtgactgacagttgcttaggaccggaaagttctctttagattgggaggattgtatttgcatagatccactggatttaggggttcgattaggtccggagatcttgctgaggtagcagggaattgtatgaactatccgtctctagcgcaggccgaggctgcaaggctttggcctagtaattgtcttgtaagctgcggaggtcctacctcgtccagagtcagcaacccaagagcaatgatgctgcttgcttggcagtgcaggaacaagagagcgacaaaatggcgcagctcccttaaatGGGtaggattggtccatatcagctgtcagtCACCGTTataatggattgtgggtgatcacctgactagaaccaccaaaggtcctttagcaaaccatagagttctgaactaagtcacatgacctgcaggtcctgcaacacgaacaaggtaagaatattaaatatacatctttacatttatatttacataaattatagctaactgagggatgacgaggggttaactaaggaagaggacccccactgttcctagggactctgactttggggacctcaccacaaggtaacatatgtaatacggtaccgggacaccacatatgtatgtactatatgtatgctcccgcataacttccaaacagctggagatatttcaattaaACCTGGTCACAAGTTACTTACATGTAAACtataaatgtaccctgtatgtgaGGGTTGGTTATATCTCTaaagtcccataaaagtctatgggactccCGATCTGTCCAACAGACAGATGTGGAAAATAGGGGAtatggtatgaggacgggatatgaggacacgataagaggacaggatatgaagacaggatatgaggacaggataggaggacaggataggaggacaggatatgaggacaggatatgaggacaggatatgaggacaggataagaggacaggatatgaagacaggatatgaggacaggataggaggacaggataggaagacaggataggaggacaggatatcaggacaggatatgaagacaggatatgaggtcaggatatgaagacaggatatgaagacaggatataaggacaggatatgaggacaggatatgaggtcaggatatgaggacaggataggaggacaagataggaagacaggatatcaggacaggatatgaagacaggatatgaagacaggatatgaggacaggatataaggacaggatatgaggacaggatatgaggacaggatatgaggacaggatatgaaggcaGGATATGAaggcaggatatgaggtcaggatatgaggacaggatatcaggacaggatatgaaggcaggatatgaagacaggatatgaggacgggatatgagaacaggatataaggacaggatatgaggacaggatatgaggtcaggatatgaggacaggataggaggacaggatatgaagacaggatatgaggacaggatatgaagacaggatatgaggacaggatatgaggtcaggatatgaggacaggatatgaggtcaggatatgaagacaggatatgaggtcaggatatgaagacaggatatgaggtcaggatatgaggtcaggatatgaagacaggatatgaggacaggatatgaggacaggatatgaagacaggatatgaggtcaggatatgaggacaggatatgaggttgggatatgaggtcaggatatgaggacaggatatgaggacaggatatgaggtccggatatgaggacaggatatgaggtcaggatgtgaaaacgggatatgaggttgggatatgaggtcgggatatgaggtcgggatatgaagtcaggatatgagaatgggatatgaggtcgggatatgaagtcaggatatgaggtcgggatatgaagtcaggatatgaggtcgggatatgaagtcaggatatgaggtcgggatatgaggtcgggatgtgaaatTTATCTCCTCCACAAGGCAGGAAGACCATGTAACATCGCTAGTAACAGCTATATATACCGTAGAATTATAATCCGATAATATTAAGGTTATTTCTCTGAATTTAAATTTTTCCTGGGTAACACCATTTGCATaacttgcacaattttgtggccGGCTTATTTCTGTGTAAACCAGCTACATTTTGACTGATCATAAATTAAGAAGCTGAGCAGGAGCGTTCTGTGCACCACACCCACCGACCATGGCCAAGGATAAGGTTCACACTAAGTATCCTCTACTTAGCCTCATAGTAATTTGTACGTGGAAATTCTGTCTGGAATCCTCGATGTCAATGGACGGTGCTTTAGGGTAGGAACACATTTGTAGATGTTCAGCAGATGGTAGAAGGAAGTATAAACCCCCCTTGATATTCCTCCTTCCAGTTGGATCAacttctgcagaaaatctgcaccaTAGCTGCAATGTATGtttctaaaaaaaatgaaaaaagcagaaGTGGGTCCGGCTGGAAAGGGAAATTTAGTTTAGGTACAATTTAGTTTAGGCTGCAGAACTATATGACTCCATTACACCCACTTAGTAGTTGTCCAAAGTGCCGTTTATGGGCCGAAAATGTCCTCCCAAACAATACCCACACATGTTCATCCTGTTGTGCAATGGCAATGTGACATCTTACATGTAaggagttaaccccttcccccttGAGCCTTCTGGGCctcaaaggggaactctgctgctaaacatcttatcccctatccaaaagatatctGGTCACGGGCATCCAGAGATAGCGGGGTTCCAGCAatcagacccctgcaatcaggcatcttatctcctatccttttgatGCTTAGcagcggagttgtagttttgcaacggctggaggcaccctggtgtgaaAAGAATGGTATATTGCATGGAAGGCAGCCCAGGTGTGTTTCAAGggatggggtgactgatgtgggagaaggagaaaagtgacctcacacttacaaacaaggagtcatgggatttgtagttggaggaagggaactccaacaggaaatagccaattcacaaaaagatagccacagcattatgatggactcacaacacagaaGCCCTGGAGCGGACAGTATGGGAgaggaggggcacatgacaggggaggaaGAGAGCAGAGGTAGGGGTTAGCTGggggttaagggggggggggggcttgggagGGAGGTCAGTGCAGGGCTGGAGGTGAGGAGATCAGTGCAGGGCTGGAGGTGaggcaagtgcagatccttcctaagcatgtccttcactgtctggcaggtaagtactaaaattaccttatggtggataaaacCTTTAAAGCGCCGGGTGCTCctgatgtcatagctccgccccttcaatgcaagtctatgggagggggcgtgacagttgtcacgccccctcccatagacttgcattgagggggtgggacgtaacatcatgagggggtggggctataacatcacaagcttccggcgccggctccagtgttcggaacagtttgttccaaacgctgagtagcggagtaccccttaaaagcctTTGAGATATCTCTAGACGTGTCAAAAATTTTGGTCAGTAACAAGGACACTTGTCTGCTGATGACTGCAATTGACTGTGGGGATATGGCTGCTGATCGCCGCCATCACTCACGTTTTATGAAGTGACTGCAGATCCTCGATTTATGGAGACCTAACACTTCAGAACATGTGCGCCCTGGTGCATTTAGAACAAGGCGGCCAGAGCCAACCGGTATGCCCTGTATCATCTAGGAGTAAAAGGGAatgtttaaaagggtattccgctgccctgtgtcggaagctccgctccccagtgtccggaagtttattgtttcaaacgctgtgtgcgggcttccgtattcagggccgcccctcgtgacgtcacgcccgcccccttcgtgacatcacgcccgctccctcagcgaaagtctatggggagagggcgcgatggctgtcacgcccccttcccatagactttcgttgagggggcgggcgtgatgtcacaatcggggcgggtgtgacgtcacagctttcggaacaataaacttccggaccctggggagcggagcttccgacacagggcagcggagtacccctttaatcagaaaatgacccatttttcaaataaaatttttAGGTTCatcgtatttttttttaacaattattggtgatgttttttcagcctccccctccctgtggaaAGTGTCACACAAAAATTAAACAAGAACAAGTATAATCTACAATGCATACACCACATTAGCCAACAAACCATAGAATATCTGCATCTACAGATTACAATAACAGGAACAAAACTGCAAACAAAGTCAAAAACTAAACCgtggacactttttttttcatatttgttgaagatttttttaaatattttttaaagggaacctgtcatgttgaaaatgcattcttatctgccgacatcatgttatagagcaggaggagctgagcagaatgaTATATAGTTTAATAGTAAAAATtgcaggataacttgtcatttattcctgtgaatctctgctcattctctgGAAACTAGTCAGGTGGGCGGGGCTAATAAGTGATTGACAGCCATCTTTACAGCTTACatgagatttacatgaataagtGACAAGTTATTCTGGAACTTTTCCTGGAaagctatatatcaatctgctcagctcctcctgctctataacaggatACCTGCAGATAGGATTGCATAATAAATGGGAcagtttcctttaaaaaaaatataattataccACCCTCCCcaaatattcttaaaggggtactccgctgcccccagagttcagaacattttgttccgaacgcttggagtgggcagggggggtcgtgaagtcactgtcacgcccctcgagacatcacgtcacgccccctcaatgcaagtctatgggagggggcgtggcagctgccacgccccctcccatagactttcattgagggggcgtggcatgacatcacgaggggcgtggcagtgacttcACGACCCCCCTGCTCACTCTAAGCGTTCTAAAGGAATGtcgggtactgcacagagatcgaAGGGGTCCCAGGGGTCCTTTGGATgcgggaaaagatgtctagggatggagtacccctttaataaaacaccTGATTACCTCCTACAATCCATGTAATGAAACAGAAATTTCCAGCAATAATAAAATTCCTGGTTTATTCAAAATGTTACACTCCA from Hyla sarda isolate aHylSar1 chromosome 11, aHylSar1.hap1, whole genome shotgun sequence harbors:
- the LOC130295117 gene encoding SLAM family member 5-like, producing MVEGTMTGSFWIFIILLLHETYIGCADLCGETIVVNGMAGGNGTLQMSVKYIEDVTWIRSNNRIATTWPHNPIIVMSPYMGKLASDQDGSLIILNLHQEDEGTYDASIKLQTGDMCTQQYQIHVYQRLSDEDIKIRHNVFSQAPCRMTLACAANGTDVTITWTSNDTRVTNRAVNVTDPDPKTQYTCTAENPVSNASKSITASEYCGKGTRGNISSIVATVCVVIFITIVVCGLFYKYRRRTSPPAGNPQ